Proteins encoded in a region of the Inquilinus sp. KBS0705 genome:
- the ftsZ gene encoding cell division protein FtsZ, protein MQFEMLKEKSSIIKVIGVGGGGGNAVNHMYRQGITGVDFIICNTDAQALELSPIPNKVQLGASLTEGMGAGSIPEVGKNSAIENIDDIKQMLGVNTKMLFITAGMGGGTGTGASPIIAKAARELDILTVGIITTPFSFEGKRRKMQAEEGMEELKKYVDSFLVISNDRLRQIFGNLTLGSAFAQADDILTTAAKGIAEIITLPGYINVDFKDVRTVMKDSGVSIMGSSAAEGENRALKAVEGALSSPLLKDNEIEGARYILLNISSGEKEVTMDEVSIITDYIQEEAGLAADLIWGNCKDENLGDKLSVTIIATGFQTKDEREKENSNKKIVSMLVPENAPLVKPVNEFITPVKTDGETAAMPYMKGKEAEPKQTGLFDLFAKAEEQDAKDEVIKYDLTDEVPQISEEPEMSEFTFKVTETVMNFEPAKAEVQQEPEPEPIANADDDKTDESIEEQLRKSRERIMRLKDLSMKLRNGNIQELENVPAYKRKEIALQQTPASDESQISRFSLLPDSEGKTEIRNNNSFLHDNVD, encoded by the coding sequence ATGCAGTTTGAGATGTTAAAGGAAAAATCGTCAATCATCAAAGTAATTGGTGTTGGCGGCGGCGGTGGTAACGCGGTAAACCATATGTACAGGCAAGGAATAACGGGTGTCGACTTTATAATTTGTAACACCGATGCCCAGGCGCTTGAGTTAAGCCCTATTCCAAACAAGGTACAGTTAGGCGCAAGCTTAACCGAAGGTATGGGTGCTGGGTCTATCCCCGAAGTTGGCAAAAACTCTGCTATCGAAAATATCGATGATATAAAGCAGATGCTTGGCGTTAATACCAAAATGCTATTTATTACAGCAGGTATGGGTGGTGGCACAGGTACAGGCGCAAGCCCTATCATCGCTAAAGCAGCCCGCGAACTTGATATATTAACCGTTGGTATTATAACCACTCCGTTCTCTTTTGAAGGCAAACGCCGTAAAATGCAGGCCGAAGAGGGTATGGAAGAATTGAAAAAATATGTCGATTCGTTCCTGGTAATATCAAACGACAGGCTTCGCCAGATATTTGGTAACTTAACCCTTGGTTCGGCATTTGCACAGGCTGATGATATTTTAACAACTGCAGCCAAAGGCATTGCCGAGATCATCACCCTGCCCGGCTATATCAATGTTGATTTTAAAGATGTGCGCACCGTAATGAAAGACAGTGGCGTATCTATAATGGGTAGCAGCGCTGCCGAAGGCGAAAACCGTGCATTAAAGGCGGTTGAAGGTGCTTTATCATCGCCTTTATTAAAAGATAACGAGATAGAAGGTGCACGTTACATATTGCTTAACATCAGCTCTGGCGAAAAAGAAGTAACCATGGATGAGGTGAGCATTATTACCGACTATATACAGGAAGAAGCCGGTTTAGCCGCCGACCTGATATGGGGTAACTGCAAGGACGAGAATTTAGGCGACAAACTATCTGTAACCATCATCGCTACCGGTTTCCAAACCAAGGATGAGCGCGAAAAAGAAAACAGCAACAAAAAAATAGTATCGATGCTGGTGCCCGAAAATGCACCATTGGTTAAGCCGGTTAACGAGTTTATTACCCCGGTAAAAACCGACGGTGAAACCGCTGCTATGCCTTACATGAAGGGTAAAGAAGCCGAGCCAAAACAAACCGGTTTATTTGACCTGTTTGCTAAAGCCGAAGAGCAGGATGCTAAAGACGAGGTGATAAAGTATGACCTTACCGATGAAGTGCCGCAAATAAGTGAAGAACCCGAAATGTCGGAATTTACTTTTAAGGTTACCGAAACCGTTATGAACTTTGAACCTGCCAAAGCCGAAGTACAGCAAGAACCTGAACCCGAGCCTATAGCCAATGCAGACGATGATAAAACGGATGAATCTATAGAAGAGCAGTTACGTAAATCGCGCGAGCGCATTATGCGCCTAAAAGACCTGAGCATGAAGCTGCGCAACGGCAACATACAGGAACTTGAAAACGTACCGGCATATAAACGTAAAGAGATTGCTTTGCAGCAAACACCTGCATCTGACGAAAGCCAGATATCAAGGTTCTCCTTACTGCCCGATAGCGAAGGCAAAACAGAGATAAGGAACAATAATTCCTTCCTTCACGATAATGTAGACTAA
- the ftsA gene encoding cell division protein FtsA — protein MYMDKSSTQEKSSPIVVGLDIGTTKICAIVGRRSKNGKIEVLGIGKAESAGVTRGMVSNIDKTVQGITLAVDVAGTQSNVEIRIVNVGIAGQHIKSLQHRGLITRKDLSSEISRKDIDKLVEDMYNLVMPPGEEIIHVLPQEFTVDNEPGVKDPIGMAGVRLEANFHIISGQVTAIKNIVKCVNKANLESQELILEPLASSESVLSDEEKEAGVVLVDIGGGTTDVAIFHEGIIRHTAVIPFGGNSVTEDIREGCSVMRNIAEQLKVRFGSALAEENKENEIVCVPGLRGREPKEISVKNLAFVIQARMEEIVEHVYYEIKSSGYEKKLIAGIVVTGGGAQLKHLTQLIEYVTGLDCRVGYPNEHLAKNEVLPKTTYEELQSPTFATGIGLLIKGIQKMEYNDVAHAPATTIKAEKTKYTDDRKFGLLGKILESGKKFIKDDIKDEDFLK, from the coding sequence GGGCATCGGCAAAGCCGAGTCGGCGGGTGTTACGCGCGGCATGGTGTCAAACATCGACAAAACTGTGCAAGGCATTACACTGGCGGTAGATGTAGCCGGTACACAATCAAACGTAGAGATACGCATTGTGAATGTAGGTATAGCGGGCCAGCATATCAAAAGTTTGCAACATAGGGGCTTAATTACCCGTAAGGACCTAAGCTCGGAAATAAGCCGCAAGGATATTGATAAACTGGTAGAGGATATGTACAACCTGGTAATGCCCCCGGGCGAGGAGATCATCCACGTATTACCGCAAGAGTTTACGGTAGATAACGAACCGGGCGTAAAAGACCCGATTGGTATGGCCGGAGTGCGTTTAGAAGCCAATTTTCACATCATATCTGGCCAGGTAACGGCTATAAAAAACATAGTAAAATGCGTTAACAAAGCCAACCTGGAAAGCCAGGAACTGATACTGGAGCCACTTGCATCTTCAGAGTCGGTTTTAAGCGACGAGGAAAAAGAAGCCGGTGTGGTTTTAGTAGATATAGGTGGTGGTACTACCGACGTGGCCATTTTCCACGAAGGTATTATACGCCATACGGCTGTTATACCGTTTGGTGGTAATAGCGTAACCGAAGATATCCGCGAGGGTTGTTCGGTAATGCGTAACATAGCCGAGCAGTTAAAAGTGAGGTTTGGATCGGCACTGGCTGAAGAAAATAAAGAGAACGAGATAGTTTGTGTGCCCGGATTACGCGGCCGCGAACCTAAAGAGATATCGGTTAAAAATCTGGCCTTTGTTATACAGGCCCGTATGGAAGAAATTGTAGAACATGTGTACTACGAGATCAAATCATCAGGTTACGAGAAAAAACTGATAGCAGGTATTGTGGTTACAGGCGGTGGTGCGCAGTTAAAGCACTTAACCCAATTAATTGAATACGTTACCGGTTTAGATTGCCGCGTAGGCTACCCTAACGAGCATTTGGCCAAAAACGAAGTGTTGCCTAAAACCACTTACGAAGAGCTGCAGAGCCCAACGTTTGCAACAGGTATTGGCTTGTTGATAAAAGGTATCCAAAAAATGGAATACAACGATGTGGCGCACGCGCCGGCAACAACAATTAAGGCCGAAAAAACCAAGTATACCGACGACAGAAAGTTTGGCTTGCTGGGCAAGATATTGGAGTCGGGAAAGAAGTTTATTAAGGACGATATTAAGGACGAGGACTTCCTGAAATAA
- a CDS encoding pyridoxal phosphate-dependent aminotransferase family protein yields MDLFDKIIKNMGGPIGQHQKWSHGYFSFPRLEGEIAPHMMFNGKEHLVWSLNNYLGLANHPEVRKADAEAAADYGMAYPMGARMMSGNSKHHEELEQALGNFVGKDAAFLLNYGYQGMVSIIDALVDRNDVIVYDAESHACIVDGVRLHMGKRFVYKHNDIESCEKQLERAERLTEQTGGGILVITEGVFGMSGAQGKLKEIIKLKDKYKFRLLVDDAHGFGTMGPTGAGTHEEQNCIEGLDVYFGTFAKSMAGIGAFVAADTEIINYLRYNMRSQTFAKALPMPMVLGLKKRFELLRSKPELRQQLWVIAKALQNGLVEHGFDIGITDTMVTPVFLKGDLNEATSLTMELREKYSIFCSIVVYPVIPKGLIELRLIPTAIHTLEDVERTLQAFSEVAQKLKKGYYKTNKMAIA; encoded by the coding sequence TTGGATTTATTCGATAAGATTATAAAGAATATGGGTGGCCCTATCGGGCAGCATCAAAAATGGTCGCACGGGTATTTTTCTTTCCCCCGTTTAGAAGGCGAGATAGCCCCCCACATGATGTTTAATGGTAAAGAGCATTTGGTATGGAGCCTTAATAATTACTTAGGCCTGGCTAACCACCCCGAAGTGCGTAAAGCTGATGCAGAGGCTGCTGCCGATTACGGAATGGCCTACCCTATGGGTGCGCGTATGATGTCGGGCAACTCAAAACACCACGAAGAGCTGGAGCAAGCTCTGGGCAATTTTGTGGGTAAGGATGCCGCTTTTTTACTAAACTATGGTTACCAGGGTATGGTATCAATTATTGATGCATTGGTAGACCGTAATGATGTTATCGTTTATGATGCCGAATCGCATGCTTGTATAGTAGATGGGGTGCGCCTGCACATGGGTAAACGCTTTGTTTACAAACATAACGATATAGAAAGCTGCGAAAAGCAACTGGAACGCGCCGAACGCTTAACCGAGCAAACCGGTGGAGGTATACTGGTGATAACCGAAGGTGTATTTGGTATGTCGGGTGCGCAGGGTAAGCTAAAAGAGATCATCAAATTAAAAGATAAATATAAGTTTAGGTTATTGGTAGACGATGCACACGGTTTTGGTACTATGGGCCCAACAGGTGCGGGCACCCACGAGGAGCAAAATTGTATAGAAGGATTAGATGTGTACTTTGGTACTTTTGCCAAATCAATGGCGGGTATTGGTGCTTTTGTTGCTGCCGATACCGAGATCATCAATTACCTGCGTTATAATATGCGGTCGCAAACCTTTGCAAAGGCCTTGCCTATGCCAATGGTATTAGGTTTAAAAAAGCGCTTTGAGCTATTACGATCAAAGCCCGAGCTGCGCCAGCAGTTATGGGTAATTGCCAAAGCCCTGCAAAATGGCTTGGTTGAGCATGGTTTTGATATTGGTATAACCGATACCATGGTTACCCCGGTTTTCCTGAAAGGGGACCTAAACGAGGCCACCAGCCTCACCATGGAGCTGCGCGAAAAGTACAGTATATTTTGTTCTATCGTGGTATATCCGGTTATCCCTAAGGGCTTAATAGAACTTAGGCTGATACCAACAGCTATACACACCCTTGAGGATGTAGAACGTACGCTACAGGCATTTAGCGAGGTAGCCCAAAAACTAAAAAAAGGTTACTACAAAACAAATAAAATGGCTATAGCATAA